In Podarcis raffonei isolate rPodRaf1 chromosome 8, rPodRaf1.pri, whole genome shotgun sequence, the genomic window aattaaaaaatgacaaTTTGGCAACCACAGAATGAATTATACATgacaaaaagcccccccccaatccccaaGTACATAAATATGAAGCAAAAGAAGAGCTATACAACAACCATGTTTCTGGCAGAGGCTGCCCTGCTCTCCCAGGAGCCTGGCTAGATGCAGTTCAGAGGAGAGGGAGGCTGGcatccagccctgcctggggCTTCTGGGGGGGGAGGCACCTGCCTGGTCCCCAGGAGAGACAaggtgccagggaagaggggTCCTTGTGCCCCTCTGGCTGCTGTGAGTCTCTCTGGGTGCCCTTGGCGTGGGGGTGCCCATTCACAGCCTGGGGCATCAAACCCCACTGCCTGGCCTCTCCTGTTTTGTGTGCCCACAACCCTGCAATTCCTTCCCTGCGATTCCTCACATGGGAAACTGAGGCAGCGACTGGCCTGCTGCAAAGACCACTGTGGGGAAATCATGGCGAGGAATCGGAACCCAAGCCCTGGTCCCTGGGGGGAGAGGGAACCACGCCAGCTGCAGGGGGTGCGGGACTTGTTATCTGGAGGACTGGGGAGCAGCAGAGCTGCCTTAAAGTCCCAGAGGGAGGGAAACTTGCAGAGACCCAGCTtagaacaatttgttgttgttgtttagtcgtttagtcgtgcccgactcttcgcgACCCCCTGGActggagcacgccaggccctcctgtcttccactgcctcccgcagtttggtccaactcatgctggtagcttccagaacactgtcccaccatctcgtcctctgtcgtccccttctccttgtgccctccatctttcccaacatcagggtcttttccagggagtcttctcttctcatgaggtggccaaagtcttggagcctcagcttcaggatctgtccttccagtgagcactcagggctgatttccttaagaatggatgcatttgatcttcttgcagtccatgggactctcaagagtcttctccagcaccagaattcaaaagcatccattctttggcgatcagccttcttgatggtccagctctcacttccatacatcactaccgggaaaaccagagcttgaactatacggacctttgttggcaaggtgatgtctctgctttttaagacgctgtctaggcctgtcattgcccttctcccaaggagcaggcgtctcttaatttcgtggctgctgtcaccatctgcagtgatcatggagcccaagaaagtaaaatctctcactgcctccatttcttccccttctatttgccaggaggtgatgggaccagtggccatgatcttcgtttttttgatgttgagcttcaaaccatattttgtgctctcttctttcaccctcattaaaaggttttttaattcctcttcactttctgccatcaaggttggaACAATAATCCACCAAAAATCAAATCCTGCCTGTACATTTATCTACTCAATCCACaacccactttttcctccaaggataaagcaaccctgtgaggcaggtcagGCAGAGAGGCCCAAATTCTTGGAACCAGTGAGTGCcaagcagggattcgaaccctggtctcccaggtcctcatcCAACCCTCTaacccagtgatggccaaactcagccctccagctgttttgggcctacaactcccatcatccctagctagcaggaccagtggtcagggatgatgggaattgtagtcccaaaacagctggcgggctgagtttggccatcactgctctaaccactgcgccaCATTGCCTCTTGTATAATGATGTTGCTTACTGATGTGCCACAGGTGCCCCCTCCCGCTTCCCAGAACTCCATGGAATATAGGGGGGGGGCAAATCACAGGTGCACTTTCTTGGTGGGGGAGCAGATCAGGGGGCAGCCAAGGAAGGCGGCCTGCGCCAGCCTCTCTGCCAGCCGCCTTGCCCTGGCACAAGGGGAATCCTTGCTGGCGGATGCTGCCATCTCGTGGTCTGGAAAGGCAGCACCAGGCAAGACTCACCAGGAAGTGTTGTCAATGTTATTTGAttttaatagtaatagtaatagtaataataataataataataataataataataataataatatatttaccgcagccactctgggcggctcctaacagaatattaaaagcacgataaaacatcaaacattaaaaacttccctaaatgccACACTTTATCACACGCCAGATCTCAGGGCGATTGACAGGGTAAAATACAAGGTACAAACACAAGTAAACAgttaaaaggaaaacaacaaaacaatcccccctcccacaaatacatttaaaaggctggggaatattaatcagcccaaggcctggtcaAAGAAGAAagttttcgcctggcgcctaaaaatgtattttggggggtttaggacattgtggttctaaaatatatataatttgggGTTTAGGACATTGTTGTTCTTCTCTGGGCCacgctttcagaataaaaatttgctcgtgCCACACCAAcctttttattgataagaaaacGAAAAGGAACAACTGCTTTATGATTCTATCCCTGGGACATTCAGAAATTATAGAACATTGCAGCTACCCAAGAACGTGATTCTTTCCCCAAATATAAGGATAAAGGGATCTTCCCCAGCGCTGTGTTTGAATCGGGATCACACCTCGGGTTGTCCTCAGTCTCACTTGGTGCTTTTGCTCCCCTTTTGAAAAGACACCCGGCCATATTTTGCaaataaaggaaaatattttGATGCTGGACTGTACAGCActgaaatctttttaaaatgtttctttgttctgggattctcctgccacaccagtggaGCACAGGGACACCCTTTGAGAGCCACTGGCTCCTTTCTTTGTCCCCATGCTCCCTCCCCAAACTTCGGATGAATTCAGTTATTCTTATGCTTATTACTGAGAGCATTTGTCCCCTGCTCCTTTTCAGCTGAAAAATCTTCCAgggcagtttaaaatgcagccaaaACAAGAAGGTCCCTGCATTGTGGGCTGACAATCTAAAGCGCAACCACACAAAGAAACGACGGCATACAAGGAAAAAGGgactgggagggaagaggaaaacctgattaaccagtggtggccaaactcggccctccagctgtttggggactacaatttccatcatccctgactactggtcctgttagctagggatgatgggagttgcagtcccaaaacagctggagggccaagcttgGCCACCACtggattaaacaatctatggcctcttAAATgtgactggggagggggcaattCATTGTTTcttgttattatgttattatgTTGACAGCCACCGTGTGACCTTCGGATGGCGGGTGgtatttaaatgtaataaatacacgAACAATTACAATGAATCCAAACAAAAACTCTGGCAGAAATTGCGAAAGGGCTGTCCCCACAATGGCCAGTTTGCCCAGTTCTGGTGTCAAACTGGTGCAGTGGAGGAGCCctgctgctctcctccccccgctGACTCCCTCGGACTCTCCATCCGCCCCAGTCTgagatttctgccttgcagggggttgggatggatgacccccgGGTCCCACTCCGACTCTCCTATTCTAAGGTTGCGAGGCCACCGAGGCTGCCCCGGGCCATTGTTCTGCGCCCGATCCGCCCACGATGGATGGACGGGCGCCGGTCCCAGAATCGCGGCTCCGAGGGAGAAGCTCCTCGCCCGGACCCAGCGCCTGCCGCCCCCCAACCTCGCTGCGGGGCTCCCCTCTCCGCACCCCACCAGCAGCTCCGAGCCTGGGCGCAAGGGACGCGGAGGATCGCGCGCAGCCCTTCTGCGCAACCGCCTGTCCcgggaatggggtgggggtggggcgggaGCCACGTGACCAGCCCCTCCCCCCGCCCGTGGGAAGGAAGCGGAAGAGGGACCCAcgtgggggcggggagggcggAGCGGCCGAGTTTCCGCGTCTCCCGGCGGGGGAGGGCGGCGAGGGAGGCAGCGCCCGGACGCCTGGGTttcccggacgcctgggtcccttcTCCGGACGCGGCGTCTTCGGGCGCAATGGTAAGGGGAGgaagggcggcggcgggggggggggagcggcgcCTTGGCCGCCGAGGCTCCTGCGGGCCGGACCGGAGCCTGTCCCGGGCCGGGGGCGCCTCCGCGTCGCCTGGTCCTGCCCGAGGGGGCGCCCGCTCCGGGTCCGGGGGCGCAGCCGGAGAAGAAGCCCCCTGatctctctgtctcccccccccgcccagtccGCTTCCTTGGACCTGAAGTCGAAGGAGGAGAAGGACGCCGAGCTGGACAAGCGGATCGAGGCCCTGCGGCGCAAGAACCAGGCGCTCATCAAGCGCTACCAGGTGGGCCGCGCGGGGCGGGCAGGGGAGCCGGCGCTCTGCACGTGCGCAGAGTCCCGCGGGCGGCTGAtccgggggggaggaagaggcgtCGCCCGGCTAAGCGGCTTAGCGAGGCCCGGGCGCCTTTGCTACGTGTGACCTTGCCAGGGGCGGCCAGGCatacagagctggaaggggcacCCAGGGGTCCTCTAGCCAACCTCCTGCCATGGCACAGCTGCTGTTgttgagtcgtgtccgcctcttcgtggccccctggaccagagcacgccaggccctcctgtcttccactgcctcccgcagtttggtcaaactcatgttcgtagcttcaagaacacggtCCCACCAtcacgtcctctgtcgtccccttctccttgtgccctccatctttcccaacatcagggtcttttccagggagtcttctcttctcctgaggtggccaaagtattggagcctcagcttcaggatctgtccttccagtgagcactcagggctgatttccttcagaatggatacgtttgatcttcttgcagtccatgggactctcaagagtctcctccagcaccagaattcaaaagcatccattcttcggcgttcagccttcttgatggtccagctctcacttccatacatcactacagtggtacctcgggttatagacgcttcaggttacagactctgttaacccagaaatagtacctccggttaagaactttgcttcaggatgagaacagaaattgcatggcagcggtttggcagcagcaggaggccccattagctaaagtggtgcgtcaggttaagaacagtttcaggttaagaacagacctctggaacgaattaagttcttaacccgaggtaccactgtgccacTCgggcctcttttttgctcttcaagatatggcaatccTAATGGACTGTCCCGAAAGACCACTAATCAACATCACACCACCCTGAAAAGAAGTGGCATGATGGAGTGACACGTGGTTCTGTCCCAGGCTTGCTAACACTTAacatattttccgctctataagacgcaccagaccacaagacgcacctagtttttggaggaggaaaacaagaaaaaaaatattctgaatcccaaaagccagaacagcaagagggatcgctgcgcagtgaaagcagcagtccctcttgctgttccggcttctgggatagctgcgcagcctgcattcgctccataagacgcacacacatttccccttactttttaggagggaaaaggtgagtcttatagagcaaaaaatacggtaagttcttaacccgaggcaccactgtactgggaaaaccacagcttttactatacggacctttgttggcaagatgatgtctctgctttttaagatgctgtctaggtttgtcattgcttttctcccaagaagcaggcatcttaatttcgtgactgctgtccccatctgcagtgatcatggagtccaagaaagtaaaacctctcacATTGCGCCTCAGGAATCCCTGGGGACGGGGGCCAGGGCCCCTCTGCTCCAAGGCTTCCTGAGAAGGggcgtccaccaccttccaagatcATGGAGGGATCcggcggtcatctagcccaaccccctgcagtgcagggaacACAGTTCAAGAACCCCTGGCAGGAAGGAGAGTCTTCCAAGGCAGCCCCTTCCCCAAAGACTCCCCTTCTCTGCCGTTGGAATTAATTGCCCCGAagatgcagcgggggggggggtcccctgaGAGGCCTGTGATTTCTTGGGGGGGTGGGCTGCCTGCCTCCCCACCTGACGcactcttctctcctcccccccaggAGATAGAAGAAGACCGAAAGAAGGCTGAGCAGGAGGGCATTGCCGTGACGGGGGTCCATCATTGCCACCCCCGCTCTGCAGAGGGGGAGGGCCCAGAACGCCGGCGGGGGGAGCTGGACACCCCCACCCTGACGGTGCAGGTCTTGCTGTCCCCAGAGGTGGGTGCTGTGCAGGGGGGAGAGGCAGAAGGGTGGGGGgcgtggctggggaggggggcaacaGGGGCTCCCCTCTCACCCATTTCCCACTTCTGTCTCCCCGCAGGAGAAGCGCCTGGTCAGCAGCGACAGGAAGCCCTTCCGCCCCGGCCCAGGCACCCCCCGGGGCTCCGTCCGAGGCACCCCCTACCCAGGCCCCCGCTCCCCACGAGCTGAGGGACCCCCGGAGCAGCCCCGATGGGAAGGGGCCGGCCCGGACGGCCCAGGGGCCAGCAGGCGAGGGGGAGGGCGAGGGGCCCGCGGACAGAGGGCGAGGGGCCGGGGGGCCCCCGCTGGCGACGCCGGGCCTGACCGGAGATCCAAGGTGAGGGGTCTGGGGCCTAGGGGGGGGTGGGAAGCGGGGAGACCGGACCCCCCCCCTGAGCCCCTCTTTCTCGGCAGGAGTGGGAAGAGCGTCGCCGGCAAAACATTGAGAAGATGAATGAGGAGATGGAAAAGATTGCGGAGTACGAACGCAGCCAGCGGGTGAgtctggggggcggggagggggcttgTGCTGCTGGGAAGTGGGGTCCGTATGGGGCAAGAGCCTCTGGCCTGGCCTGGACCTGGGggtctcccccctctctcctcccagcaGGACGGTGCCCAGGAGAAGAATCCCATCCGGAACTTCCTGGACGACCCGCGGCGCAGCGGCGCCTTTGCCGAGACGGACCGGCGGGAGGGCAGCCGGCGCCACGTCCGCAACTGGGGGGGCGCCGACTTTGAGAAGGTCAAGACGGGCATGGAGCAGGGCAAGCAGTGGTCGCCCCCGGTACGTCGCCCAATTCTGCTGCTGATCCAGGGTAGATCCAGTGGAGTtggcagagtaacaacttaaacacgttgcaggattcccccaaaatagaccagaggccatTGCGTTTCGTCCAGCAGAGCTTTGCAGAATGGGCACAAATCCCATccattcaggattggccctgttcagttgcagcagacttagctTAAACTTACAGTCACCTATACGCAATAAGTCTTAACATTAAGGATACTATGTACAGTtgtaacttggttctcaaacgccttggtactcgtatgctttggctcccaaatgccgaaaacctggacgtactgtacttttctgtgtataagactaggtttttttaattggaaaaaaaatattcaaaattgtggctcatcttatacacagatacggTCTCCCACCATTTTCTCAatgtggagtcccccaaaatagggggcgtcttatacatggaggcgtgttatacacgggaaaatacggtaagtgttctggtttccgaacatttttcgGAGGTCAAACGTCCggcgtggcttctgcttgagtgcaggaagctcctgcagccaatcagaagccgcgccttggttttcgaatagttttgggagtcgaacggactcctggaacggattaattttgagAATCAAGGTTCCCCAATACGGAACACCATCCCAGAAGGAAAGGAGCTTCTGGCAGGCGGAGAAGATACGTTTCTGCCCCAGGGATGTGGGTGTGCCGTGTGGCCCCCTGGCCCTCTGTGGGGCTCCTCCCTTCCTTGGCCTTGGTGCCCCAGATCCCCCCTTTGCAGCTTTCCTGGTTTTGGGGGCTGCATCCTTGCAGCAAGGGGTCCCTCCACCTGCCTGCTCCTCTTTGCCCTGGGTacctgacctccctccctccgtctAGAATCATAGATCTTTAGAGTGGGGGTCCCGGCAGCGCAGGGGTCTGACCTCGGCTTGAGAACTGGCTCTCCCTGGCAGGGTCGCGGTGGCGCCCGGCGCCGGGGGGTTCCGGTTGCGTCCCCCATGGACATGACGCTCTCCATGACGGGCCGGGAGCGCGCAGAGTACGTCCGGTGGAAGCAGGAGCGGGAGCAGATTGACCAGGAGCGCCTGGCCAGGCACCGCCAGCCCACGGGGGAGTGGCGCCGCGAGTGGGACGCCCAGAAGATGGAGGCCGCGTGAGTCAGAGGGGCAGGGGGtgcgggaggaggaggcggggggcCTTGGGGCTttcctggggggggaggggactgggtgaccctgggctccACTTACTTGCAGAGCAGGAAATAGAGGGGGAGGGGGCCCTTTATTTACCTGTTTCatgaaattatatttaaaaaacgaaacttcaaagcagtttacaaagcaataaaatcatCCCTAATAAAAAATCAGCAATGAAACATTGCAGAAGGCAAAGGGGGTTTCTGGCCATCTCCTCTTGGAAgtggggggctgggctgggcagaaCCCACTTTTTGGAGGGGTTTTGTGCCTTCCAAGGGTTCTGAGCAGCCTCCTGGAATCACAGGATCGTAGAattgggacccccaagggtcatccagcccaacccctggcTGATCTTCCTCACtgtcctcctttccctttcccaggTTTAAAGAGGGTGCCAAGCCCAGCGGTCCAAGCGGCGGAAGGCATGGTAAGGGGCTTTGGGGAGACCCTCTGGGTGGGCTCCTGGGCGCAGACCCCTGTGACGAGCTCAGGTGTCTCAGTCACCGCTCAAGCCGACCTGCCCACTCTCACTTCAATATATAATAATACGCTAGTTCACTTCAAGTCGTTTTCAGAGGTTTTGGCTTTCTAGTTTGGTTCCTTTCTCAGATGGCACTTTCCTTcagtttgtttagtcgtttagttgtgtccgactctttgtggccccctggaccagagcatgccagccactcctgtcttccactgcctcccgcagtttggtcagactcatgttcatagcttcgagaacactgtcccaccatctcgtcctctgccgtccccttctccttgtgccctccatctttcccagcatcagggtcttctccagggagtcttctcttctcaggaggtggccaaagtcttggagcctcagcttcaggatctgtccttccagtgagcactcagggctgatttccttcagaatggatcggtttgatcttcttgcagtccatgggactctcaagagtctcctccagcactataattcaaaagcatccattctctggcgatcagccttcttgatggtccagctcttacttccatacatcactgctgggaaaaccttCCTTCAGTTACCCCCCACCCCTTTAACAAATCCTGCTCCTGAGGTGCTTTCAGTAATAGTCTATGGCAGTGGTGGTGAACCCACGGCACGTGTGCCAGAGTGGGCACCCAGAGCCCTCTTGCTTGGCAGGCTCGCCATCGGCCCAGCAGTTCCATTCTTGGGGGTTGTCAGAGGGAGCAGCCACTGTGGATGGGAGCATGCGACGGATGCAACAGCGTTGGGGGAGTTGCGCACCCGCCAAGCAGCTCATTTTCTGCAGCCCCGCTCCCCCCCACGTGATTAATTTTGCCAGAAGCAGgaaacaccgtattttttgctccacaagacgcacttttttcctcctaaatagTATGGCGAAATgtttgtgtgtcttatggagcaaatgcgtggTCCCTAGAGCTGAATTGTCCAGGggtgaaaagcagatcatgctcttttttttttaaagagggaagtgggtgttgaagcaatcgggagggagataagggactctagagatgaaggaggctgcctgggagggaggaggtaaaagcccatggatcctcaggatttttgcacttgactaccccaaactcactgtcagatcacatgtctgtggccacagcatgaaccacaaaaatcatacatccactgtttcgttcagaatattttcccccttgttttcctcctctaaaaactaggtgcgtcttatggtcaggtgcgtcttatgcagTGGCAATAGGAACTCAGTAGGAAAAATGTACCTAAATGAAGCCTGATTTAGAGTGTTTGGCCCCCTTCTTAGAGCTCCTCCCTGGGCCCCCTTGTCCCCTCTGCCTCCTTAAGGACCTGCTGGACAGTCCGCTCTGCTTCAGGACAGATGTCTCCTTCCGCTTCCTTTTCTTGGAGGTCTGGCTGGTCTTTCTTCTCCCAGTCATGTCAAGGAGCAGCATGGGGGCTAAAAGGAGGAATAAATGGAGGACAATATCCCTGTCCCCCCAGAAaagctcttctttctctttctgtggaGGGTCCAGGCCCCTCTTGAAGGACCTTTGCCTTGCTCCAATCAGGTTGTAGATTTCCACCCCTTGGGACGGGACCGAAATATTTGACTTGCCTCATAGCAAACTGGCATTTTGAAGCTTGGACTGTTAGGCCATCTCTTTTTGTAGCAGCTTGGAGTGTATGAGGGAAACTTCCACTCCAGTGTCCCTTAATCCTTTTAAGACCTCTTTATTTATggcagaggtcggcaaccttaGGCCCATGAGGGTCGCTTAGCCGGCCCATGAGCCATCCCCAAACCGAGCCACCTGCTCAGCAAGTCCctgcgcgctgcgctaaaccggtacAGCACGGCACAGGGGCTTCCTTCCACGGCcccagaaatcacttctgcgcaagcccagacgccggaaatcgcatctgctcATGTTTGCAGCACCGGAAACCGCTTCTG contains:
- the CCDC9 gene encoding coiled-coil domain-containing protein 9 isoform X2, which codes for MSASLDLKSKEEKDAELDKRIEALRRKNQALIKRYQEIEEDRKKAEQEGIAVTGVHHCHPRSAEGEGPERRRGELDTPTLTVQVLLSPEEKRLVSSDRKPFRPGPGTPRGSVRGTPYPGPRSPRAEGPPEQPRWEGAGPDGPGASRRGGGRGARGQRARGRGAPAGDAGPDRRSKEWEERRRQNIEKMNEEMEKIAEYERSQRQDGAQEKNPIRNFLDDPRRSGAFAETDRREGSRRHVRNWGGADFEKVKTGMEQGKQWSPPGRGGARRRGVPVASPMDMTLSMTGRERAEYVRWKQEREQIDQERLARHRQPTGEWRREWDAQKMEAAFKEGAKPSGPSGGRHDEPRRPPKPPTFGQFLAEPQPERRRKGRGRGGGGRRGGGGAGPPKPYSMHDDRWEEQEEQPAPAADRAPEQQEAGRAAAQQAGAPASPSAGEKEEEEEEDQWEDVSEGEEEEAQGSGSQPEEEEEEEGPALAPRPPGRNGQLSLTMPAPQAETPSAEGKPLTPFSPAEGYCPVSDWGEEMELSSPRANPLKNPLAAPGEAPPPTAGMKPPDPPAEQGSPQAEGAAPPGPIAAPPAVAREEKEEEEDPQVVAAQEPGEPGAAMEQDPAAASGAVEITGFQREQTEEA
- the CCDC9 gene encoding coiled-coil domain-containing protein 9 isoform X1 — encoded protein: MSASLDLKSKEEKDAELDKRIEALRRKNQALIKRYQEIEEDRKKAEQEGIAVTGVHHCHPRSAEGEGPERRRGELDTPTLTVQVLLSPEEKRLVSSDRKPFRPGPGTPRGSVRGTPYPGPRSPRAEGPPEQPRWEGAGPDGPGASRRGGGRGARGQRARGRGAPAGDAGPDRRSKEWEERRRQNIEKMNEEMEKIAEYERSQRDGAQEKNPIRNFLDDPRRSGAFAETDRREGSRRHVRNWGGADFEKVKTGMEQGKQWSPPGRGGARRRGVPVASPMDMTLSMTGRERAEYVRWKQEREQIDQERLARHRQPTGEWRREWDAQKMEAAFKEGAKPSGPSGGRHDEPRRPPKPPTFGQFLAEPQPERRRKGRGRGGGGRRGGGGAGPPKPYSMHDDRWEEQEEQPAPAADRAPEQQEAGRAAAQQAGAPASPSAGEKEEEEEEDQWEDVSEGEEEEAQGSGSQPEEEEEEEGPALAPRPPGRNGQLSLTMPAPQAETPSAEGKPLTPFSPAEGYCPVSDWGEEMELSSPRANPLKNPLAAPGEAPPPTAGMKPPDPPAEQGSPQAEGAAPPGPIAAPPAVAREEKEEEEDPQVVAAQEPGEPGAAMEQDPAAASGAVEITGFQREQTEEA